In Babesia bovis T2Bo chromosome 3, whole genome shotgun sequence, the genomic window AACGTGCCTCTTTGCTGCTATACGAGGTATAGCAAATATTACTCTCCCTTGGCTAGACACCACCTAGTTAAAGTGTGTAGTGATACAGTTTCTATATAGTCTTTCTATGGTACACAATACATCTATCCATAGAATGTGTATATCGCAGTATCTATAGTTCATATTTCTATGATGTGATTGGTACATATATTATGCTCCAGTCATGGACCGCGTTCACCGGTCACCGCGGTGGTCCACTCTGGGCATGCGATCTGGATTCCTGTACAATGTAGTACCTTGTACGGTCCCCAATAGTGTATGTGTGACTCAGTCAGGCCGATTATCAGATATCAACACCGGTTCAGGTCGTGTAGCAGGCTCTACCTTGAAGAGTACTACCAGTGACTCTGATAAAGTGTCTCGCACTGCTTTATCCGTTTATTTCGTTAGTGAAGACTGTACCGAGTGGCACACAACAGTGTTATATGCACCTTATTTTTACATTTCAGTTCTGGATTCTTCTGTAGTTGACCAGTTAATTGACTTCTTGAATCAGAAGTTCGCCAGTAAGGGTGTTGGTCCTACTCTTTTGGAACACTGCACTCGTGTGGATCTGAGTCTACCGAACCATATAGAACGCTTGGACCCACTAACCGGGAAACCCATACATGCCACACGTCACCTGATCAAGGCTAGCTTCAATACTATTGACCAGCTTGAACGTGCTCGATCCGTGCTACAGAACCTTCGTCGCACCAAGGACAAACATAATGAAGACAATGTATTGGAGTCTTACAACACATCGTTACCGCAGGGTTTAACTAGCTTAAATACTCAGTACGTCAATGATGACATCGACACTGTACATCGTGCTGACCATGGCAATTCACCTCGAGGTACTGAGACACAATATCCCGAGGATGCAGTCGACAGAAGTCAACAGATTGTACAGCACCTCGGTGATATTTACGAGCACGatgtgaaatatataactcGTGTTTGCATTGACTTGGGTATCCGTTGTGGTACTTGGTATGACGTCGAAAGGACCCATCACGGCGTTGACTTCAAGGCACTCGATAAGAGTACGATGCCGCCTTTGAATGTATTTGCTTGGGATATTGAATGTTACAAGGCACCGTTGAAATTCCCTGACATGGAGACTGACGAGATTATACTTATCTCCGCTATGTTCAACGGTCAGGGCTACTTAATAGTGAACAGGTCTGTAGTGGCTCGTGATATATCTGAATTTCGCTACCATCCTTGTGATGAAATGTCTGGTGCAGGTGCATTCCGTGTTTACAATGAACCCGGCGAGAAGGAATTGCTGCAGAGATTCTTTAAACTTGTGGTTTCACTCGCACCTCATATTATAGTGACATACAATGGCGACGTCTTCGACTTCCCGTATGTACGACGCCGTGCTGAGATAAATGGTCTTTCAATGGACAAGTCCCTTGGTATGTACATGACGGGCTCGGATATAATCACTGGCAATGCTATGATTAACATGGATTGTTATCGCTGGGTTGAGCGTGATTCATATTTACCTTTTGGTTCCAGGACACTGAAGCAGGTCTGCAAGATAAAGTTAAAGTACAATCCCACGGAATTGGATCCTGAGGAGATGGTACCTTGTGCTCGCAACGACCCACAGACATTGGCTGTATACAGTGTCTCTGACGCTGTGGCGACATATTACCTCTACATGAAATACATCCACAGCTTTATATTTGCGTTATGCTATATTGTACCATTACAGCCCAATGACGTTTTACGTCAGGGTAGTGGTACCCTCTGTGAAAGCTTACTAATGGCCGAGGCCTATTCCAACCAGGTACTATTCCCTAATAAACACAAGCAATCTGGCATTCGTTATTTTAAGGATCCAGTGACTTCCAAGCACCACTTGATATATGACAATTCCTACATTGGCGCTCGTGTTGCCAGTTTACGTTGTGGTTTATTTCGTGACGACCTTAAGGAACGCTTTGAGCTGAAGTCATCAGCATACCAAGAACTCATTGATGATTTAGACCAGTGCCTGAATGCCTGGGCAGATGGAAATGGTGTTGATAAAGGAACTGGCGAGCCACCGGACACGACCAGCGCAGACTTTACATCGTTAGCACCCGAATGGCTACGTCGACGTTTCAGTAATTTCGAAAACTTCGACGAAGTATACACCACTATACGCGAGCGACTCGTTAAACTACGTGATCAACCAGTTATTAACACATTCCCAAGGATATATCACCTTGACGTCGGTGCCATGTATCCCAATATCATTATATCACAACGTCTCCAACCTACTGCGGTGGTCACTGAGGAATTCTGCCAGAAGTGCTCCTACTACAGTGAATCCAATGTCTGCCAAAAGCGGATGCAGTGGAAGCAAAAGTTGGAAATATCACCTGTTGACCGTAATCACATTTTACCACTAATGAAAGATCTTGAATCCAGGACTTACAGGGGCACTGTCCAGTACAGCACTCGCGATCAGACCAACAGAGACTCTGACGCATCCAGTGACGAGTCAGACTCCTTGGAGCCGGAGTACCCCCGTGTTAAAATGAGGACATGGAAGCAGCTAACTGAGCGCGAACAGGCCTCTGAGTTACAGAAGGTAATTAAATCATACTCCCAGAAGGTATTCAACAAGATGAAAGTCACCCGTGAGCTTGACGTGGAAAGCATTGTATGTCAGCGTGAGAATCCATTTTACCTTTTTACCGTGCAGAAATTCCGCGACAAGCGTTATGTTTATAAAAGACTAAAGAAGGAAGCTGAGAACGGTCTTAAGGAGCTGCTAAAAAATCCCGTTGGTCATAGCGTCGAGATTAAGGAAATGCGCGATCGTATTTTAGTCAGTGACTCATTACAACTCGCGCACAAATGCATCCTCAATAGTTTCTATGGCTACGTCAAGCGTGGTGGTTCCCGTTGGTACAGCATGGAGATGGGAGCGATTGTAACTTACGCCGGTGCTGAGATCATCGATGCCGCTCACAAGTTAATCCGAGATGTGGGCATACCAATTGAGCTTGACACTGATGGTATTTGGTGTATGTTACCTGATATATTCCCTGCTGTGGTTGACCTCAAGTGCAAGGGCTCCAATAAAACCTTGGAGCTAGAGTACATGACTACGGTCCTGAACAGGCTAATCGAACGCCAGTGGACCAATGACCAGTACCTCGAGATGGAGGATATAGGGAAATACCGTAGGGTCCGACGTAATGAAATATTATTTGAACTTGATGGCCCATGGCATGCAATGTTCTTACCAGCATCAGAGAAATCAGAGGACTTACTCAAGAAGCGATATGTCGTATTTAACCACAACAAGCAGATAGTGGAGCTCAAGGGCTTTGAGATAAAGCGTCGTGGTGAGATGCGTATGATCCAGTTACTACAGGAAGAGATATTCCCTAAATATCTCTTGGGTGTTACTAAGGAGGATGCCTACAGGCATGCTGCCAGCATAGGTCTTGGCTATCGCACTTCACTTGATATGCATGCCACCAACATGGACGACGATGATATGTTCGATCTATTGGTTGCCAGGAAAACTGTCAAGCAACCTGTATCTAAGCAGCCCAATTCCAAATGCTTCGGCATCACTACTGCCAAGAGGTTAGCTGAGTTATTCAAGGACGATTCCTATATAAATGACGGCAATTTATGTATGTCATTTTTACTCGTTTCACATCCATCTGAGGCCCCTCGTACAGCTCGGGCCATTCCCATACAATCTTTCATGGTAGAACCTGGTTTACGCGCCCAGTGTCTTGCCCGCTGGCTGAAAATCCAACTAAGCACAGCGTTGAACTCCGGTGTTCGCGATATACTGGATTGGGACTATTACCGTGAGAAGCTGGACACCCAGATGTTGAAACTAGTCTGCATTCCCGCTGTTCTCCAGGGTCTGGACAACCCATTGCCCATGATCCAGTTGCCTCCTTGGCTAAAGAAGCGCAAGGAGGCAACCGACACTCGCCAGAAAGATATTACATCATTTTTCACTGTCGGCATAAAGCCTAAAAAGGAACCACTAAAGCTGCCCGGTGGTACTCTAGATAAATCAAAGGTAAACCCTATGGTTACCTGTGACTCCAGCATCGCAAATACACAGCCCACAACCCCGAAATCCTGGATCCAGGAACTAAAGAAGCAGTGGATAATACTGGCCAAGGACTTCCAGAGGCATCGCAAGAAACTCCAGAAGGACGTGGACAACCGTATATATGTAGACATCAAGAGGGGCATGCTAGAATCAGGTTTGAAGGGCACCGTCTCTGGCGGTGAACACGTCGACATATCGGTGCTCTATATGCTAATGACTGAGCGTTGGCACCTCTATAGCTGCGAACTTGATGTCCATAACCCCGGCATCATGAACTGCGTGATATCGGTGCACAACAAACCTATATTTGCCAATTTCCGCGTTGAGTTGTGGCgggttatatatattaactgCCTAAAGGAATGGGAGGCGCAATCCAATGAGAACATTACAGTTCGTCCAGTTACTGAACGCTATATCCTACCTCGTGGAGCTACACAGAAAAGCATGTTTGAGCTAGAGATGCGTGAATCCTACTTTCTATCGCATGTAAGGAACACTTTGGGGTCCATATTCCACAAGACGTTATTAGGGGTATATGAGTCACAGGTACCTATAGAATTTGACTTTGCCACTAGGCTGGGTAATGTCATCCACGTACAGTGCACTGAGGCTGCAGCGGCTATCAGCGGCACTGGAATGTTTAAATCCAGGGCGCTGCAGGGTGTGACATCTATCCAAACTGTTGAAATGCGATACCTCGATGACGTCGAGATAGTATTTCTCCATATATTCCACGGTATGAACCCGGAGGGTACACGTCGTAATCGTGTATTTGCTGCTGTGTACCACAAGGGCAGCAAATACACAAATCACATATTTGTTGGTGGCAGCACGTCCAATTTCCCTAGGGCGGACGCTGACTTTGACCTAGGACTTAAATCCGCCACTGAGAAGCAGGGTGCTAGATACGACAGGCACGAGAGCATTAAACACGAGCATTATCGCAATCCAGATAGATTTCCAGATTGCTTTGGTCAGGGGTACGAACGTCATTTTGAATTCAGCTCCACGGCTCATGTCGGATGTCGTAATGCTTTACGTTCACTGGATACCTACATGAGGTCACTCTACCCCCAGTCATCGCAGCGTAAGTATATAGTCTTTGCCTACTCAACACTTGAGAAACGCGATATTGGTGAATGGGCCCTGGGTCAGAGGATACCTGTTCATTGGGACAATGACCTCAGCGGCAACCTTCACTTATTGCCAACCAATGGCTACATTAGGTAGGTCAGGTACAGTCAAGATCATTGATTTACAGCGCCTCGATAAATGCTTCTCTGAATCTGCTCTATCAACATCGTATGGAACTGGAATATAAAATGTCACTCTCCAGGATAGCTTCATTACCACTGGGTAATATCATCTCTATGACAACTGTAGATTGCAATAAATATCTCATGGATGTGATGTACGCCCGGGCCCTAAGATCATCATCAGCAGTAGGTTTTAGtagatataataacaatatatatagcttCTTTGGGGCACTGGTGAAGCTGGCTGTGACCTTGGTATACAGCATGGCAACGATTTACTCGCTATGGAATACGACATCACATCCCAGGAATGCAGCTTTACCATGTCCTCTAATGGCATATACCGTGGCTATGGAGCTAAAATCGGATTTAACCACTCCATGATGTATAACGCTATCATGTTTGAATCCAGGGTCTCTGACGTCTCCTTGGTTGCTGGATGTGATCTTAAGAAAGCTGGCATCGACGCACGTCCTGAGGAACTGCAGCATGAATTCCGTATGGCTCATGCATCTGAGTTCCACCCACTGGCATTCTGTGTCCTCGGATCAATGTTAGACAACTTAATCAAGCTCTCCAATGGCCTCTATGAACAGGTTGAATACGGCACTTTCCAGCGTTTAATCAATTTGTGTGCTTTTATAAGGCCTTGGTTAAGTGACCCGCGCAGTGTACTATATGACCCCGGTTTATATTCAAGGGTAGGTTGTAACCAGTAAATCTATATATTTCAGGCACTGAGATgtactcagcagtacaTCAGTTCATTTCTGAACTACATTGAATCTCGGCACCACCTACGTACTGTGTATGTAACACAGACCTATGTAGTAGTTGATGCCGATGTGCTGTCGGTTACCAAGGGTCGTCATAAAGTCCACGTTGCCTTGGAAGCCATGGGCAAGAGTGATTCGCGCTTCAGGAATATCCCATTTTATGTAGGTATTATTGCGTAGTGTAATATCCTGTAGATCGATGAGGAGTACGTCGCTCAGATACAGCTATCCACTGATTGCTACATTCGGTACAAGAATTACGTTGACGCAACCTACGAGAACTGCACTGAGAGTCTACGTGCACTTGAGTACCTACCCGGTGCTGTTGAGATGTTTATGCGATAGTGGGTTATATGTGTACGTAATACATGCTACAGCTTCTTCAAGACGGTGGCCTTGGACCCGTTATGGAAAACGTTATCTGAATTCTATGACTACGACATGGATGATGACAACTCCGGCACTATAACCTCTGAGCCCGTGGAACTACTGGATCGTGACAACTCGGAACTAAAGAAGCAATTAGAGTGCCACGTGGTCAGGGACTGGCTGCAACCGGGCTCCTTCTTCTCCAAGATGTACGAGCTCCTCGAGGATGACGATAGCTTCTTGACTACATTCGACAGCCAGGGTACCTTCGGTCGTCTGGAGTTCCCTAAGTTACCTGGTAGTACTATAGCAAATTCCAGTACATGGCGCCTGGAAACTGTTAAAATGGTATCCCACGTCCTGCGCATAGACCGGGCAGTAGATTGGAATGACTTGTCCAAGGTAACTGCTTTCGACGAAAAGCGCTTCTTGATGTTCACCCTTGCGGGTGATAGTGAATATTCAGTTGGCGAGTGGTACCCGCCAATACAGCGCTTAGAGCTTTCTTCGGTATGCTGCCGTCATTGTTCCATGGTTTTCAACTTGGAAGTGGTATCCACATTTATATCCGATGAGCTTGAATCTGGTGAAGTCGATCATTACTGGTAGGTCTCTCTATGTACAATATACACTACATAGGCGATGTGAGCTATGCTCATCACGTTTGGATAACCGTGACGTCGAGGTGTCTCTAATCCGGTTTTTGGAAAATCTATTCTGTGCGTATCAGTCCCAGGATCTCGTTTGTCGTGACTGCAAGTCGATTAAGCAGCTGCACTTATCTCGGATGTGTACCTGTGGAGGCCAGTTTGTGCCGCGGCTCATTGATCAACGGTGGCATGACAGTTTCAGCGTAATGTCACAGCTGGCTAAAGCCGCCGATATGTTGCATCTCCAGGAGGTACTTCTAGCGTATAACGACATGTGGTAATGCTGCCACGCATAACTCATTTAATGAAGTTAGATATTAGGAATACAGTTCCTTTAAATGGCGATATGAATGCGATATATAATGGAGTCACAGTTCTGTGCTACCGTGCCCCTCCATCAGCGCTTGGTAGTCCATTGGAAACTGAATAGTGTTATGCAACAGTCACATAACCTACCATGGCGTGAATGGGCTCCATAGCAGCAGCTACAATTTCCCTGAACATAGTGAAGATGACGGTATGGGACAATATTCTCCAATGAGTACAAATATCACCCATGTGCCACCTACCTTATCTTTGCTTTATGCAGTGACAGCAGTCGCTGCTCGGCATCAACAAAGTCTTCGTTGGAAGCACGGCGTTCAGCGTCTTCCATCATCATTATGCCATCTAGAGGGAATGATTCAACGCAATTAATCATTACCTAACGACCGAAGTGTTTCGTCTACATCTTGCTCAGGTGGCTACAAGGGGATTACTCTTGTACCTGAAAAAACTTACATGTATCTTTATAGCGAAATCCGCAGTGTCCTGGATACCACTCATAACGGAGTTCCGCATGCTCTGTGCAGTTGTTATAAAAGCAAAATGGTAATCACAGCGCCATGGAACTAACGAAGTGTACAATAAAGTCACTAATCTAGAATGTGTACACATACCGGGCCAAAAGGTGTTAGCTTGTTCTTGGTGGCAAGTCCGTGAGCTGAGCCAACACAAACTGCCGTGGACAGTATTATAGCATTACATAGCTGCATTAAATCCatgttataatataatgtgtaaagtaATTATTAAGTTTTACGTCCCCATACCCTGTGTGTAACGACATCAAGGTAAATTACCCTGGAGTTAGATATGGATTCACTATAAACCCAGTGTCTACGGATATGCggatatatgcattggccGTAGGCATCGCCTATGTGTGCTGTTCTACCGTTAACTGTGTGAATAACGACCCGGAGCCCGAGACTCCAGCTGAGGCTATCACATCGTAGGTCAAGAGTGTAACCATATAATTGCCACCTAGCGATGTAAAGGAACTGTCTGAGCAAGTTGATGAAGTAATTGAATCcaatgaagaagatgaaagTTCAGATGATAAGGACAGGGAAACCCCTGTAGAAGAGGTATGTATCCATGAGtaatgtacacattttaCAGAAACCACGCAAGTTTGAACGATTATACAAAAATGCACTGAATGAGGTTGGTTCTCAGTAGTAGTTCTAACTCTTCCAGGCCATGGAAGAGGGGAAGGAGGAGTACAAGAAGTTTGAACGCAGTGCCATAGAGGATTTAGGTACGTGACTTTCAGTGAACATAACATTCCCTAGACATTGTTGAGATAGCATCAGAGCATTTGAAACGTTACTGGTACACCGGTCAGTGTAGAAGAAACTATAATAGGCCATGTCCTAATGGGTGGTTACTTGACAACGAAGCTTCTATTTGCGTTGCACCCGTGGATTACCAAGGTCCTTGTGAGAAGAGGAAGGATTTCAGCTATATGGATGAGCCTGCAAGGATCCAATACGCCATCAGATGCCACGTCAGCTGGCCGTGTGTCAATGACCCTCCCATAGATGAGAGTGCTACATGTCCTTTGGAGTGGACCAAGTTAACTGGGACCGTTTGCATCGCACCTGCCAGTTACGACGGTATATGCCCGCCTATCGCATCTTTCCATGGTTACAGTATCAAGGAAAAAATGGAATATGAACGTCTATGCAACCTGAAGTGGCCTAGACGCATATCACAGAGTGACCTTTTGGTAAAGTCCAAAAGGCCACATATGGGTGCTACTCAGCATCCAAGCTCTATGAGCGGTGCCATTGACGAAACTGGTACCATGGTACCTCTATAATTAAATATTGTTGCGATATGTCTTAAGGACTCCACATGGTTACACTTCAGTTTCCTCGGGGGTCTCTTGAGTCTCAAACTCCGCAGGCAGCTCGTAATTCTCTATGAAGTTCAAGTCAGCCTCCGTCATCTGTGCGTTGTCCAGCAATAACTGCCGCAGCTTGCGCTGGCGCCTTACACTCATTGATTCCCCTAATATGTGTCATATAAACCTGAACCACATACCCGGCAGCATGGTGAATATGGAGTACCCAGTGACTAGCAATATAAGTATATTAGTAATGAAGCTCCCGGGATCATCCTTGTAGCTTACAAACCACTTCCCCCTTTTATAGGGTCCCACTTTAAGGTTAACCCTGGGCTGGGCTCCTATAACTCGACTTTTCCATTCAATGAACTCCTTGTCTTGCTCGATTGACCCCGAGTCTTGTTTACCAGATTGCGTTGAAAAACGCCTGGAAGGCAACCATATTCCAGTGATGTGTCCATAACATGGGTTACAAGATCCATTTAGAGAGAGCTTTGTCCTGGAATCGTTCATTCCATGGTAGATGTGACTATTGTCACGCGCAATATGGAGTGATGGATTCAGAGATTCAAGATTGCGTAGATCCACTGTCTTTGGTTCAGATGGTGTACTACGTGATTCAGGATTACtgaatctatatacatgtcTTGTTACTACTGGGCTTTGGTAGTAGGAATTTATTAACGATGAAACAGTATGTCCTCGGACTCTAGACATACCGCTTATTAGCGGTGACACTAAACGCATtttatatgaaatatatgtaGTACATACAGAAAGTATCTGGACTACACATGATTAATACCTGGTGGTCATCCCCCATCTATGTGTTATCCCTTGTATAACCCGGAACGAGTACACACTGGGCATATAATTCTGAAATAGGACTTGTTGGTATAATGGAGGACCAGGTGGAAACCAATATCGAACCCGTTGATCTTGGAGAGTCTAACAGGGAGCACTCCCCAAACGTTAAGCTACTGTTCGATAATTGCAAAGATGGGATACACATGATAAAGGATTACGCGTTGTTAGGGACACTTGGAGTGGGTTCCTTTGGCAAGGTTAAACGTAGGTTAAGGTGTGTATGTTTCATAAATATTAGTTGCCATCCACTGTGAAACCGGCCAGAAGGTAGCAATCAAGATCATCCACAAGGACCATAACATGTCAACGGCGTGTTTAAGTCGATTAGGACGAGAAATTCGTGCAATGTCGAATTTGCGGCACCCAAATGTAATTTATGTCTACGAAGTTATTGATACGCCTTCGACGCTGTTCATTGTTATGGAATATGTCGATGGTAGGTTTGCTTGAATGGAACCTAGATAGTTCAGGACGTGAGCTTTTCGACTACATATCGCAACATGTGAGGATGACGGAGACCCAAGTAATCCATTTGATGCGGCAGCTACTGGCAGCAGTAGACTTCTGCCACAGCAAGATGGTAAGCACAGTGTAAAGTAATATATACCCTAAAGGTATGCCACCGTGATATTAAGCCAGAGAATATCATATTGGATAAAGATATGAATTTAAAATTAGGTGATTTTGGACTGTCGAATTTCCTGAGGTATGTTGCAATGTTGTTGTACCCATTTCGCAGGGAGGGTGAATGCCTACGTACACCATGCGGGTCCCCAAACTATGCGTCGCCA contains:
- a CDS encoding putative integral membrane protein (encoded by transcript variant B - alternatively spliced), translated to MRLVSPLISGMSRVRGHTVSSLINSYYQSPVVTRHVYRFSNPESRSTPSEPKTVDLRNLESLNPSLHIARDNSHIYHGMNDSRTKLSLNGSCNPCYGHITGIWLPSRRFSTQSGKQDSGSIEQDKEFIEWKSRVIGAQPRVNLKVGPYKRGKWFVSYKDDPGSFITNILILLVTGYSIFTMLPGESMSVRRQRKLRQLLLDNAQMTEADLNFIENYELPAEFETQETPEETEV
- a CDS encoding putative integral membrane protein (encoded by transcript variant A - alternatively spliced); protein product: MNDSRTKLSLNGSCNPCYGHITGIWLPSRHSGSIEQDKEFIEWKSRVIGAQPRVNLKVGPYKRGKWFVSYKDDPGSFITNILILLVTGYSIFTMLPGESMSVRRQRKLRQLLLDNAQMTEADLNFIENYELPAEFETQETPEETEV
- a CDS encoding DNA polymerase B exonuclease domain family protein — protein: MDRVHRSPRWSTLGMRSGFLYNVVPCTVPNSVCVTQSGRLSDINTGSGRVAGSTLKSTTSDSDKVSRTALSVYFVSEDCTEWHTTVLYAPYFYISVLDSSVVDQLIDFLNQKFASKGVGPTLLEHCTRVDLSLPNHIERLDPLTGKPIHATRHLIKASFNTIDQLERARSVLQNLRRTKDKHNEDNVLESYNTSLPQGLTSLNTQYVNDDIDTVHRADHGNSPRGTETQYPEDAVDRSQQIVQHLGDIYEHDVKYITRVCIDLGIRCGTWYDVERTHHGVDFKALDKSTMPPLNVFAWDIECYKAPLKFPDMETDEIILISAMFNGQGYLIVNRSVVARDISEFRYHPCDEMSGAGAFRVYNEPGEKELLQRFFKLVVSLAPHIIVTYNGDVFDFPYVRRRAEINGLSMDKSLGMYMTGSDIITGNAMINMDCYRWVERDSYLPFGSRTLKQVCKIKLKYNPTELDPEEMVPCARNDPQTLAVYSVSDAVATYYLYMKYIHSFIFALCYIVPLQPNDVLRQGSGTLCESLLMAEAYSNQVLFPNKHKQSGIRYFKDPVTSKHHLIYDNSYIGARVASLRCGLFRDDLKERFELKSSAYQELIDDLDQCLNAWADGNGVDKGTGEPPDTTSADFTSLAPEWLRRRFSNFENFDEVYTTIRERLVKLRDQPVINTFPRIYHLDVGAMYPNIIISQRLQPTAVVTEEFCQKCSYYSESNVCQKRMQWKQKLEISPVDRNHILPLMKDLESRTYRGTVQYSTRDQTNRDSDASSDESDSLEPEYPRVKMRTWKQLTEREQASELQKVIKSYSQKVFNKMKVTRELDVESIVCQRENPFYLFTVQKFRDKRYVYKRLKKEAENGLKELLKNPVGHSVEIKEMRDRILVSDSLQLAHKCILNSFYGYVKRGGSRWYSMEMGAIVTYAGAEIIDAAHKLIRDVGIPIELDTDGIWCMLPDIFPAVVDLKCKGSNKTLELEYMTTVLNRLIERQWTNDQYLEMEDIGKYRRVRRNEILFELDGPWHAMFLPASEKSEDLLKKRYVVFNHNKQIVELKGFEIKRRGEMRMIQLLQEEIFPKYLLGVTKEDAYRHAASIGLGYRTSLDMHATNMDDDDMFDLLVARKTVKQPVSKQPNSKCFGITTAKRLAELFKDDSYINDGNLCMSFLLVSHPSEAPRTARAIPIQSFMVEPGLRAQCLARWLKIQLSTALNSGVRDILDWDYYREKLDTQMLKLVCIPAVLQGLDNPLPMIQLPPWLKKRKEATDTRQKDITSFFTVGIKPKKEPLKLPGGTLDKSKVNPMVTCDSSIANTQPTTPKSWIQELKKQWIILAKDFQRHRKKLQKDVDNRIYVDIKRGMLESGLKGTVSGGEHVDISVLYMLMTERWHLYSCELDVHNPGIMNCVISVHNKPIFANFRVELWRVIYINCLKEWEAQSNENITVRPVTERYILPRGATQKSMFELEMRESYFLSHVRNTLGSIFHKTLLGVYESQVPIEFDFATRLGNVIHVQCTEAAAAISGTGMFKSRALQGVTSIQTVEMRYLDDVEIVFLHIFHGMNPEGTRRNRVFAAVYHKGSKYTNHIFVGGSTSNFPRADADFDLGLKSATEKQGARYDRHESIKHEHYRNPDRFPDCFGQGYERHFEFSSTAHVGCRNALRSLDTYMRSLYPQSSQRKYIVFAYSTLEKRDIGEWALGQRIPVHWDNDLSGNLHLLPTNGYISASINASLNLLYQHRMELEYKMSLSRIASLPLGNIISMTTVDCNKYLMDVMYARALRSSSALLWGTGEAGCDLGIQHGNDLLAMEYDITSQECSFTMSSNGIYRGYGAKIGFNHSMMYNAIMFESRVSDVSLVAGCDLKKAGIDARPEELQHEFRMAHASEFHPLAFCVLGSMLDNLIKLSNGLYEQVEYGTFQRLINLCAFIRPWLSDPRSVLYDPGLYSRALRCTQQYISSFLNYIESRHHLRTVYVTQTYVVVDADVLSVTKGRHKVHVALEAMGKSDSRFRNIPFYIDEEYVAQIQLSTDCYIRYKNYVDATYENCTESLRALEYLPGAVEMFMRYFFKTVALDPLWKTLSEFYDYDMDDDNSGTITSEPVELLDRDNSELKKQLECHVVRDWLQPGSFFSKMYELLEDDDSFLTTFDSQGTFGRLEFPKLPGSTIANSSTWRLETVKMVSHVLRIDRAVDWNDLSKVTAFDEKRFLMFTLAGDSEYSVGEWYPPIQRLELSSVCCRHCSMVFNLEVVSTFISDELESGEVDHYWRCELCSSRLDNRDVEVSLIRFLENLFCAYQSQDLVCRDCKSIKQLHLSRMCTCGGQFVPRLIDQRWHDSFSVMSQLAKAADMLHLQEVLLAYNDMW
- a CDS encoding hypothetical protein (Plasmodium falciparum CPW-WPC domain containing protein) codes for the protein MRIYALAVGIAYVCCSTVNCVNNDPEPETPAEAITSDVKELSEQVDEVIESNEEDESSDDKDRETPVEEKPRKFERLYKNALNEAMEEGKEEYKKFERSAIEDLDIVEIASEHLKRYWYTGQCRRNYNRPCPNGWLLDNEASICVAPVDYQGPCEKRKDFSYMDEPARIQYAIRCHVSWPCVNDPPIDESATCPLEWTKLTGTVCIAPASYDGICPPIASFHGYSIKEKMEYERLCNLKWPRRISQSDLLVKSKRPHMGATQHPSSMSGAIDETGTMVPL